A window from Mesorhizobium sp. WSM2240 encodes these proteins:
- a CDS encoding transglutaminase family protein has protein sequence MHYDIRLTLHYDYESWAGGGRHQVRVMPQTIPGVQRVIAASLSFSPEPIERAEFSDFFGNHAASIAYRDAHETLDVKMSARVAVKRSEPGLDVSPTVPALSEEIRQVLSLAPDAPHHFLASSDHAGIDPAITAYAAESLSSGSVLAVANDFCRRLHDEFAYDNEATTVATHAADAFRLKRGVCQDFSHVMIAGLRGLGIPAGYVSGFLRTIPPEGKERLEGSDAMHAWVKVWCGREMGWQEFDPTNAMRAGNDHITVGYGRDYSDVAPIVGVLKTTGGQAGEQSVDVVPVG, from the coding sequence CATCAGGTCCGCGTCATGCCGCAGACCATACCCGGCGTGCAGCGGGTGATTGCAGCAAGCCTGTCGTTTTCGCCCGAGCCGATAGAGCGCGCGGAATTCAGCGATTTCTTCGGCAATCACGCCGCTTCCATCGCCTATCGAGACGCGCATGAGACGCTCGACGTGAAGATGAGCGCGCGCGTCGCGGTCAAACGGTCGGAACCCGGCCTCGACGTCTCGCCGACCGTGCCGGCGCTCAGCGAGGAGATCCGGCAGGTGCTGTCGCTCGCGCCGGACGCGCCGCATCATTTCCTCGCCTCCAGCGACCATGCCGGCATCGACCCGGCGATCACCGCCTATGCGGCGGAAAGCCTTTCCTCCGGCTCGGTGCTCGCCGTCGCCAACGATTTCTGCCGACGTCTCCACGACGAATTCGCCTATGACAATGAGGCGACCACCGTAGCAACCCATGCAGCCGATGCGTTCAGGCTGAAGCGAGGCGTCTGCCAGGATTTTTCGCATGTGATGATCGCCGGCCTGCGCGGCTTGGGCATTCCGGCCGGCTATGTCTCGGGCTTCCTGCGCACCATCCCGCCGGAGGGCAAGGAACGGCTCGAAGGGTCGGACGCCATGCACGCCTGGGTAAAAGTCTGGTGCGGCAGGGAAATGGGCTGGCAGGAATTCGATCCCACCAACGCCATGCGTGCCGGCAACGACCACATCACCGTCGGCTATGGCCGCGACTATTCCGACGTAGCCCCGATCGTCGGCGTGTTGAAGACCACTGGCGGCCAGGCGGGCGAGCAGTCGGTCGATGTCGTGCCGGTGGGGTGA